The following DNA comes from Mycobacteroides immunogenum.
CTGCCCGCGATGGCGTGCGCCTTCTCGCCGATGCCTCCCTGGTCAGCGCCGGACGCACCAAGGCTCTGGGCCGCTGCGAGATTTCCATCCAGGACCATGACGGGAGTAGCAAATTGGTCGCGGTGGCCCAGGGCACGAGCATGCTGCGGCACCGTGGGGCGTAAGCCGCAATACAGTGCCGACGACATCCTGGATGCCGCGCTCGGCCTGGTGGCCGCCGGCGGTCCGTCAGCCGCCACGGCTACCGCGATCGGGCGCGTCCTCGGTGCCCCCTCGGGTTCGATCTATCACCGTTTCTCCAGCCGCGACGAACTCATGGCCCGACTGTGGCTGCGTTCCATCGCCCGCTACCAGGACGGAATCCTCAGTGCGCTCGGCTGGCCCGATCCCGACGACGCCCTCGGCGCCGCGATCAGTCACGCCTTCGATTGGACGTCAGAGAACCGCAACGAGGCACTGCTGTTGCTGCAGTACGAGAAGGCAGATCTGGTCGCGCACTGGCCCGACACTCTTGCCACCGATCTCAAGTCGCTCAACTCCCGCGTACGAAAGGCGCTGCGTGAGTACACCGAGCGCCGTTACGGCGCAGTCACTCCCGAACTGACGGACAAGGTGATGTTCGCGTTGATCGACATGCCGTATGCCGCCGTGCGCCGGCATCTACCCGACAAAGGCGAACCCGCGCCATGGCTGCGCGAGTTCGTGCGCAGCAGCGCCCACACTCTCTTGGCGCAGAACTAGACCGTGGCGTACTTCTGGCGCAGCGCCTTCTTATCGGGCTTGCCCAGCGCGGTCAGCGGCAATGAGTCGGCGATGATCACGTGCTTGGGCGACTGCACCGAACCCTTGCGTTCCTTGACCGCGGACTGAATCTCTGAGGTCATCAACGCGACTGCCGCCTCATCCGATGAAGCATCGGCCCGCAGCACGACGATCGCGGTCACCGCCTCGCCCCATTTCTCGTCGGGCACTCCGATGACCCCGACCTGAGCAACCGAAGGATGCTCGGCGACAACGTCTTCCACCTCGCGCGGAAAGACGTTGAAGCCGCCGGTGACGATCATGTCCTTAGTGCGGTCGACGATGAACCAGAAGCCGTCCTCGTCTTCGCGGGCGACATCACCGGTGCGCAACCACCCATTCTTGAAGGTATCCGCCGTCTGCTCGGGCAGACCCCAATAGCCGCCCGCCACCAACGGACCCGCCACACAGATCTCTCCGGGCTCGCCCTGCTCGACCGGCCGGTCGTTCTCGTCAAGTAGCGCGGTGCGCAAGAACGCCGAGGGCCGGCCGCAGCTGGAGAGCCGCTTGGCATCGTGGTCCCCCTTGGCCAGGTAGCTGATCACCATAGGCGCCTCGGATTGCCCGAAATACTGGGCGAAGATCGGACCGAATCGCTTGATGGCTTCTGCCAGCCGCACCGGGTTGATGGCCGATGCTCCGTAGTAGACGGTCTGTAGCGAGGACAGGTCGCGCGTGTGTGAATCCGGGTGATCCAGCAGTGCGTAGATCATCGACGGCACCAGCATGGTGGCGGTGATCTTGTGCTCCTCGATCGCCGCCAGCACGGCGCCCGCGTCGAATTTCGGTAGCACCACCATCGAGCCGCCCTTCATCAGCGTCGGCATGAAGAATGCGGCACCGGCATGCGAAAGCGGGGTACACATAAGGAATTTGGGCCGCTCGGGCCACTCCCATTCGGCCAGCTGAATCTGCGTCATGGTGAGAATGGACTGTGAGGTGCCGATGACGCCCTTGGGCTTACCGGTGGTGCCACCGGTGTAGGTGAGGCCGTTGATGTGGTCCGGCGACAGATTGATCGGCGCAAGCGGCCGGGCCCGGAAGCTCGCGGCCGCGGCGATCAGATCATGACCCACCTCTGCCAGCTCCGCCGGAACCGGTCCGAGTGTGAGCACCCGGGTCAGTGTCGGCACCTTGTCCACCAGCGCAGCGGCGCGCTCGATGAATTGCGGTGTGGGGTCAATGACAAGGGTGCTGATCTTGGCATCGGCCAGCACGTAGGCATGATCGTCCAGCGAGCCGAGTGGATGCAGCGCCGTACGTCTGGTGCCGAGCAACTGCCCGGCTCCGATCACCAACAGCACCTCGGGACGGTTCAGTGCCAGCATGCCCTGGCCGTCGGTCGGATCGGGCACGAGCGACGCGAAGGCCTGGATGTACTTGCTGATCTCATCGGCCATCTGCGCACCGGTCAGGGTCACGTCGCCAAGCACCAGTGCGGGGGCATCCGCGTTCCGCTTGAGGGCAGATACCAACAGGTGCCCGGAGTTAATGGACCCGTGCAGCAGGTCGAATGGATCAGGCATCGCGCTCCTCAATGAATGGTCGCCGATCAGGCACTTCGCTCGACGTTAGAACATGTTCTAGTTTTGGGCAAGAAGCACGGCGCTCACCCGCTACGCAGCTCCCCCGCCCATCCCCAGAGAATCGCTCGACAGGCTTGCTACGCTCATAAAATGATCGGGTCAATGCCAACTGGCGCACTGTTTATCGCGTTGACGCTGTTTGCCCCGGCTTTCGCGAACGCCGACCCGGCAGACCCCGATCCGTTCAACCCCGCCGATTGCACTGGCAACGCCAATGCCGTCTGCAATGTGGGGCCGTACGGCCCGAACAGCATGTCGAATCCGGCAAATCCCGCCAGCCCCCTGAATCCCAACAACCCCGCGAACCCAGCTAGCCCACTGAACCCCAACAACCCCGCGAACCCGGCAAGTCCACTAAACCCCAACAACCCGGCCAATCCCGCCAGCCCCCTGAATCCGAACAACCCCGCGAACCCCGCCAGCCCGCTGAACCCGATGAACCGTCCAGGTCAGCCCTGACGCGCCCTTAGGACGCGGTAAATCCCTTTGCCCGCAGCGCATCTCGCGGGCCCCACAGCGTGGACTCGGTCTCCGCTTTGACCAGCGGGATCACCTCCTCGGCGAAACGACGCAGGGTGTCCTTCTGCTCCTCGAAGTCGGCCTCGGGACTCAGTGAGATCGACTGGAATTCGTGCCCGAACGCCTCATGCCATTCCAGGATCTTCTCCGCCACTCGCTGCGGTGAACCGGCGAGCACGGGCCCACGTTCTGCCGCATCCTCGATGGATTCGAAGGAGGGAAACTTGCCGACAGCCTTGGGGTGGTCCTTGAGCTTGGCCATCTGCGCCAGCCGCGCCTCGTAGATGGGCCGGTACTGGGCGATGGCCTGTTCTGTCGTATCCGCCAGGTACAACCCGCCAGACCCGGCGCCCACGTGCAGGTGCGCCGGATCATGGCCGTGCTGTGCGTACAGGTCGCGATATCTGTCGATCAGCACCCGATAGTTCTCCTTGGGCTGCAGGGCGTTTGCGGTGACTATCGGGTCGCCCCATTTGGCGGCGAGCTCAACGGCGAACGTCGAGGTGGCCGAGCCGTGCCAGATCCGGAACGGTCCGTCGTACGGCCGGGGCAGCGTGGTCGCATCGGTGAGCGGGTGCCGGTGCAATCCGGACCAGTCGACGTGTTCCTCGCGGAGCAGCCGCCGGAGCAGCTCGTAGTTTTCCTGTAGGTATTCGTACTGTTTGGCGATGTCCAGCCCCATCAACGGATATTGCCGGTCTTCATTGCCCTTCCCAATGACGATCTCGAGACGCCCGCGGCTCAGCTGGTCGATGGTGGCGAAGTCTTCGGCCGCGCGCACCGGGTCCAGCAGGGATAGCACGGTCACGCCGGTGGACAACAGAATTCGGTTCGTCGCGGCGGCCACCGCACCCAACAGCACGGTGGGCGCCGAGGAAAGGACGTCGCCGGCGTGCCGCTCCCCTACGGCAAAGGAATCGAATCCCAGACTCTCGGCCAGCTCTGCGGTCTCAACCACGCGATTCAGCCGCTCCGCCGCCGGGGCCAACTCGCCCGTCGCAGGGTTGGGCAGATAGAAGACAATGTCGAGAAGCTGGAAGCGCATAGTGCCAGTATGCCTAAGCGGACCCCGGTCCGGCAGGGAGGATGAGCCGTGCTGATCACCGAACTGGACTCGGTGCTTCTCGATGTTCCAAATCTCACTGAGGCAAAGGCCGCGTACTCGCGGCTGTTCGACACCTCCGCGCCACACCCTCAACTGAATCTCGGGCTCCCCGACTGGGCAGCGCATCCCGGCATGCTCTTTCGCGTCGACGATTTACCGTCCGCGACCCGGACCGCCGATCGCCGCGGCCTCCGGCTGACCGCGCACGGAGATCTCGCCGCGGGCGAGGCCCACGGACTCACCCTCGGATTGACCGGGCGGCCGATGGCACCGACTCAGACGGACGGCGACAGCGGCCAGATTGACCACCTGGTGCTCTTCTCGCCCAACCGCGACAGGATCATCGCGACATTGTGTGGACGGCTCGGCTTCGACCTGCGCCTGGACCGCGTGCAGTCTTGGGGCGTGCACCAACTGTTCTTCCGGTGCGCCGGCCTGGTGGTCGAGGTTGTGCTGCGTGACGACGACCCCACCGGCCCGGATTCACTGTGGGGGATCGCCTGGCGCACCTCCGATATCGATGCCTCACACGCACGCTTGACGGACGCGGGCGTGACGCTGAGCGCTATTCGCAACGGCCACAAGCCGGGAACGCGGGTCGCCACCGTCAAAGATCGCGCCCTGGCGGTCCCCACCATCCTGATCGAACAACGCTAGGGTCCCAACACCCCCGACAGCTCACGCGCTCCCCGCGTCAGTGTGGCGATCAGCGCCTCTCGCACCACGCGAGTCGCTCGGGGCAGCAGCGGACCCAGCTGGAGCTCGTATGCGGCGTCGGCGCCATCGAACACCGGTGCCGCCAGATAACTGATCGGCAACACCTCGTCAGATGCCAGCTCATCGCGCGAATAGGGGCGCGAGGTGAGGCGGGCCAACTGCCGCAACAGCCGCTCACGCAGTGCCATCTCCATCACCTCCGAGCCCACCGAACCGAGCAGGTCCGAGAGCAGGTCGACCATTCCGGTGTCATCGTGATCGGGGCGGTAAACCACGTATCCACAGTCCGAAACCTGCTGCAGGAGCCGCTGGCCGGAGCGCGCGCTCAGCCCCGCCGCGGTACCCAGCCACTGGGCACGTTCCGCGGCGGAACGCCATGGCATCACCGCCGATCCTGCCGGAAATGCCAGTGGAATACTCTGGCCCACAGCGAATCCGGTAACGGCCCGGCGCCCCGCCTGCGCCTTGGCGACCACGGTCAAGGCCTTGGCGCTGATACGACTGACCGTCGCACCCGCCTGTGCCTCTGCGGCGACGCGGGCCAGCAGATTCTGCGCCTCCCGGGGCATGGTGGTCTCGGCCGCACGCGGCAATGCCGAACCGATCCGATAGCGAAGCTGGTCGTCGCGTGCCACCCAGCCCGCTGTTTCCAGCTCGTTCACCACGGCGGTTGCGGTGGCGCGGGAAATACCGGTGTTCCCCGCAATTTCGCTGATCGATTTGGGTTGTGTTGCTGCTGCGAGCATTTCGATAATCTGGACCACACGCGCTGTCGGTGGTGAGCCGGCCGGCATCGATTCTCCCCTCTTGCGTGACACACGACGCAGGTCTACAGTGCATCGACTATTCGCCCCAAGGTAGTCGAATATTCGACACGGAGGAACCCATGATCCTGGACCGTTTCAGACTTGACGGCAATGTCGCCGTCGTCACCGGCGCGGGCAGAGGCCTCGGCGCGGCCATAGCGGAGGCCTTCGCGCAGGCGGGCGCGGACGTGCTGATCGCCTCACGCACCGAATCCCAGCTCCGGGAGGTCGCCGAAAAGGTGGCGGCGGCGGGACGACAGGCCGAGGTCGTCGTCGCAGATCTTTCCGATACCGAAGCCTCCGCGGCCCTGGCGCAGCAGGCAGTCGACCGGTTCGGGCGACTCGACATCGTCGTCAACAACGTGGGCGGCACTATGCCGAAACCCTTCCTGGACACCACCAACGAAGATCTTGCCGAGGCGTTCTCCTTCAATGTGCTCAACGGGCACGCACTCCTGCGCTCGGCCGTACCGCATCTACTCAAGTCGGACAACGCGTCGGTCATCAACATCACCTCGACCATGGGCCGGTTGCCGGGTCGGGCATTCTTGGGTTACTGCACCGCCAAGGGTGCGCTGGCGCACTACACACGTACTGCTGCAATGGATCTGAGCCCCCGAATCCGCGTCAACGGCATAGCTCCGGGTTCCATCCTCACGTCCGCCCTGGAGGTGGTTGCGGGTAACGACGAGGTCCGCGACACGCTGGAGAAGAACACGCCCCTGCACCGGCTGGGCGATCCGACCGATATCGCAGCGGCAGCGGTCTATCTGGCCTCACCGGCCGGCAGCTTTCTCACCGGCAAGGTACTCGAGGTCGATGGTGGTCTTATCGCCCCCAACCTCGACATCCCACTACCCGACCTCGCCTAGCCGGGAGCTGATATGACGAAAACACGGGTAGCCGTCTGGGGCACAGGCAATGTCGGCCAACATGCGCTCGCCGGAGTGATCAGCGACCCCAATATGGCGCTGGTCGGGGTATGGGTTTCCGGAAACAAGAAGGCGGGCAAGGATGCCGGTGAACTGGCCGGGCTAGACCTCGCCACCGGGGTGACTGCCACTACCGACGCCGCGGAGATCCTGGCACTCAAGCCCGACTGTGTCGTGTACACGGCCATGACCGACAACCGCCTGATGGAGGCACTGGAGGACCTGCGGTCGATCCTGGCCGCGGGAATCAACGTCGCCGCCAGCGCGCCGGTGTTTCTGCAGTACCCCTGGGGTGTGCTGCCGGAGAACATGCTCGATCCGATTGAAACAGCAGCACGAGAAGGTAACTCGTCGATCTTCGTCGGTGGTATCGACCCCGGGTTCGCGAACGATCTACTGCCGCTGGCACTCATGGGCACCTGCCAACGCATCGACCAGGTGCGCTGTATCGAGATCGTCGACTACGCCACCTACGACAGCGCGACAGTCATGTTCGATGTCATGGGATTCGGTAAGCCGCTGGATGAGACGCCTCTTCTGCTGCAGCCGGGAGTGCTGTCCCTGGCCTGGGGCTCGGTGGTACGGCAACTCGCGGCCGGCCTCGGCGTCGAACTGGACGCGGTCACGGAGAACTACGAAAAGCTACCTGCCCCAGAAGACTTCGATATCTCATCGGGGCACATTCCCGCAGGGACAATGGCCGCCCTGCACTTCCAAGTGCAGGGCGTCAAGGACGGCAAGGTGGTGACGGTGCTGGAGCACTTCACCCGGCTGCGCGAGGACCTCGCGCCGGACTGGCCGCAACCGGCACACGAAGGGGGCACCTACCGCGTCGAAATCACCGGAGAACCCAGTTACGTCTTGGATCTCGGTTCATTCAGCGCACACGGCGACCACAACCACGCCAATCTGATCGCGACCGCGATGCGGGTGGTCAACGCGGTACCCGCTGTGGTGGCAGCCGAAGCAGGCATCCGCACCACACTGGATCTGCCGCTGATCACCGGCAAGGGGCGCGCGGGTTAGTCGATGCCCGGTCGCGGCTTCGCGCCGGCCGGCACGTATAGCCGCACCAGCTCCGCCAGCCGCTCCCCGACGTCATCGAGAGCCTCGGTCGACTGGGCCGCGATCGACATGATGACGGCACCCTCGATCGCCGCGATCATCGTCCTGGCCAGCGACCGGGCGGTCTCGCCGTCCACGTCGTAGCGCGCCAGCCGGTCAGTGAGAATCTTCTGCCAGCTCTCGAAAGCGTCCGCCGCCACCGCGGCGGCCTCGGGCGCCTCGGTGCGTCCCAGCACCGCCGCCACCACCGGGCAACCGGCCTGCATCTCGGTCTCGGCGAGCTGCGCCTTCCAGAGCTCGATGAACAACTGAATTCCGCGCGCGGGGTCGACGTCGTCGCCGGCCGCCTTGATGATGGCCGTGAGTTCGTTCCCCGCCAGCCTGGTCGCCTCGGCTACCAGTTCTTGCTTTCCGCCAGGGAAATTCAGATAGATGGTGCGACGCGAGACACCGCTGTCCTCCAAGAGTGCGTTGAGACCCGTCCCCGCCACACCCCTGCGCCGCACCAGACCAGTCACGCTGGCGAGCAAGGTGTCCCGTGCCGACATCGCGTACTGCCTCCAATCATGTCAGGTGTTAGCTATACCGCTCAGTCTACCGACGCGCCTCCGACGTGGGCAGATATTCGACATATTGCAGTATACCGATCGGTGTACTACCGTCCTCCTCGTGGCAGACCTACAAGAACCCCTTCCACTGGCTTCCGGCCAGGTGCTGCGCAATCGACTCATGAAATCGGCCCTCAGCGAGGGGCTTGGCGACACCACCCACGGCCCGGATCATCGGCTCGTCGAGCTGTACCGCCGCTGGGGAACCGGCGGATTCGGGCTGGTCGTGACCGGCAATGTGATGGTCGACCGCAGTCATCTCGGCGAGCCGGGAAACGTCGTGATCGAGGATGACCGGCATCTCGAGGGCTTGTCCCGGTGGGCCAAGGCGACCAAAGACGGTGGCGGGCTGATCTGGATGCAGGTGAACCATCCAGGCCGGCAAGCCAACCCCCTGGCCACCGCATCTCAACCGGTGGCACCGTCGGCGATCAAGATGAACGTCCCCGGCTGGCAGGCGCCGCGAGAGCTCACCGACGACGAGATCGAGAAGATCATCGACAGGTACGCCACCACTGCCTCGATCGCCGATGCGGCCGGGTTCGACGGCGTGCAGATCCACGGCGCGCACGGCTATCTGGTGGCACAGTTCCTCTCTCCGCGCACCAACCTGCGCACCGATCACTGGGGCGGCGACCCCGAGCGACGCATGCGGTTCGCGCTCGAAGTTGTCCGGCGCACCCGCGCCGCCGTGAGCCCCGGGTTCTCGGTGGCCATCAAGCTCAACTCCGCGGACTTCCAGCGTGGGGGCTTCACCGAGGAGGAATCGCGAGCCGTCATTGCCGCGCTGGCCTCCGAGGAGGTCGACCTCATCGAAATCAGCGGCGGTACTTACGAATCACCAGCGATGGAAGGCCGGCCGCTGGTGACATCGGCGTCCACGCGGGCGCGCGAGGCCTACTTCCTGGAATACGCCCGCACCGCTCGCGAGGCGGCGGGCGATGTGCCACTCGCCGTGACGGGCGGATTTCGCACAGCAGCGGCCATGTCCGAGGCCGTGCGATCGGGCGACTGCGATGTCGTGGGACTCGGTCGGCCCACCACCGTGAATCCCGAGGCCGCCGACACTGTGCTCACCGCGCGTCGGGACAAGCTCACGGTCCCCGACGCATCCCTGCCCATGCCCGGCTGGCTGGCCAGAACCGGCAGGGCGAAGTCATTTCTCAGCGCACTGGAACTCCAGTGGCACAACACTCAGCTGCACCGGCTGGGGGCGGGCGCCGAACCCGACCCCACGGTGGGGCCCTGGATCACCGCGCTCCGGCTCCTCAAAAACAATGGTGTCGACGCATTTCGCAGAAGGAGAAGTTCATGACCGACAAGACCTTGCGCAAGTTCCGTAGGGAGCGCGCCATGGGCCGCTACCTGCTCAACCCCACGGTCGCCGCGCTGACGAAGCTTGGCCTGCGCACGGCGCTTGCCTCGGAGTTGGAGACCACGGGCCGCAAGACCGGGCAGCTGCGGCGGGTCCCCGTCTCCGTGCAGTTCGATGCGACCGGGGCTTGGTTGATCAGCCAGCACGGCACCCGCTCGGGCTGGGGCAGCAATATCGCCGCCAACCCGAACGTCCGCCTAAAGCAGGGCAATCGGTGGCGCACCGGCACCGCCCAGTTTCGGCCCGATGACGACGTCGTCGCGCGGGGCCGCAAGTTCGGGGTCATCGGCGCACGCGTCGTGAAGGCGCTAGAGACCACACCCATCTCGGTGCGCATCGACTTCACCGACTAGGACCGGCAGCCCGAACGGCACCGATTCCCAGCCTGCTACCAGGCAAAGCCTCTAGGCTCGTCGCCGTGTGGCGGACCCGGAGGGAATTGGCCGACGGCCGGGAGATTCTGTATTTCGACTCCTCGCCCACCGAGCGGGTTGCCGTGGACCAGCGCGACCTGCCCCCGGTTTCCACGCAGTCCCAGATACGGTTTGACCCGTTGTTGGGCGACTGGGTCACGCTCGCCTCTCATCGGCAGACGCGCACGTTTCTCCCACCGACCGATCTCTGCCCCTTGTGCCCGTCCACACCTGAGCGCCCTACCGAGATCCCAGAACCCGCATACGAAGTAGTGGCGTTTGAGAACCGCTTCCCCTCGCTGTCGCTGCACGCACAGGCGCCCACGGCGCCCGCACGCCCGGGATTCGGGCGCTGCGAGGTGGTCTGCTTCACCAGCGACCACGACAGCTCGTTCGCGCAGCTGACGCCCGATCGTGCGCGACTCGTTGTCGATGTATGGGCCCAGCGCGCAACGGAGCTGAGCGGAACCGCCGGAATCCAACAGGTCTATTGCTTTGAGAACCACGGTGAGGAGATAGGCGTCACACTGGCGCATCCACACGGGCAGATTTATGCGTACCCGTTCATCACCGCCAAGACCGCGCGCATCCTGTCCAACGTCGAGACACATCGAAAACAGCACGGCACCAATCTTTTCGGAGAGATTCTTGCCGCAGAACAAGCCGAAGGCACTCGGGTGGTGGCCGCGAACGACGAGTGGACGGCATTTGTGCCGTCCTTTGCGCGGTGGCCGTATGAGGTTTCGCTCTATCCTCACCGGCGGGTCGCCGACATCCCGGACCTCGACGATGCCGCACGCACGGCCTTCGCCGAACTGTATCTGAATGTGTTGCGACGCTTTGCCCGTCGCTTCGACACCCCGATGCCGTATATCGCGGCCTGGAATCAGGCGCCCACGGTCACCTCCAGCGCGAACCGAGACGATTGGTGGCTGCACCTGGAACTGTTCTCCTTCCGGCGGGCACCCGGCAAGCTCAAGTACTTGGCGGGGTCGGAAAGCGGCATGGGAGCGTTCATCAGCGACACCACCCCCGAGCAGGTCGCCGCCGAGCTTCGGAACGTCACATGACAGGGGTCTGGGCCGCACCCGGCCGGGTGAACATCATCGGTGAGCACACCGACTACAACGGTGGCCTATCGCTACCAATCGCCATCCCCCAGCGCGTCCTG
Coding sequences within:
- a CDS encoding TetR/AcrR family transcriptional regulator, whose product is MGRKPQYSADDILDAALGLVAAGGPSAATATAIGRVLGAPSGSIYHRFSSRDELMARLWLRSIARYQDGILSALGWPDPDDALGAAISHAFDWTSENRNEALLLLQYEKADLVAHWPDTLATDLKSLNSRVRKALREYTERRYGAVTPELTDKVMFALIDMPYAAVRRHLPDKGEPAPWLREFVRSSAHTLLAQN
- the fadD8 gene encoding fatty-acid--CoA ligase FadD8, which translates into the protein MPDPFDLLHGSINSGHLLVSALKRNADAPALVLGDVTLTGAQMADEISKYIQAFASLVPDPTDGQGMLALNRPEVLLVIGAGQLLGTRRTALHPLGSLDDHAYVLADAKISTLVIDPTPQFIERAAALVDKVPTLTRVLTLGPVPAELAEVGHDLIAAAASFRARPLAPINLSPDHINGLTYTGGTTGKPKGVIGTSQSILTMTQIQLAEWEWPERPKFLMCTPLSHAGAAFFMPTLMKGGSMVVLPKFDAGAVLAAIEEHKITATMLVPSMIYALLDHPDSHTRDLSSLQTVYYGASAINPVRLAEAIKRFGPIFAQYFGQSEAPMVISYLAKGDHDAKRLSSCGRPSAFLRTALLDENDRPVEQGEPGEICVAGPLVAGGYWGLPEQTADTFKNGWLRTGDVAREDEDGFWFIVDRTKDMIVTGGFNVFPREVEDVVAEHPSVAQVGVIGVPDEKWGEAVTAIVVLRADASSDEAAVALMTSEIQSAVKERKGSVQSPKHVIIADSLPLTALGKPDKKALRQKYATV
- a CDS encoding LLM class flavin-dependent oxidoreductase, with protein sequence MRFQLLDIVFYLPNPATGELAPAAERLNRVVETAELAESLGFDSFAVGERHAGDVLSSAPTVLLGAVAAATNRILLSTGVTVLSLLDPVRAAEDFATIDQLSRGRLEIVIGKGNEDRQYPLMGLDIAKQYEYLQENYELLRRLLREEHVDWSGLHRHPLTDATTLPRPYDGPFRIWHGSATSTFAVELAAKWGDPIVTANALQPKENYRVLIDRYRDLYAQHGHDPAHLHVGAGSGGLYLADTTEQAIAQYRPIYEARLAQMAKLKDHPKAVGKFPSFESIEDAAERGPVLAGSPQRVAEKILEWHEAFGHEFQSISLSPEADFEEQKDTLRRFAEEVIPLVKAETESTLWGPRDALRAKGFTAS
- a CDS encoding VOC family protein codes for the protein MITELDSVLLDVPNLTEAKAAYSRLFDTSAPHPQLNLGLPDWAAHPGMLFRVDDLPSATRTADRRGLRLTAHGDLAAGEAHGLTLGLTGRPMAPTQTDGDSGQIDHLVLFSPNRDRIIATLCGRLGFDLRLDRVQSWGVHQLFFRCAGLVVEVVLRDDDPTGPDSLWGIAWRTSDIDASHARLTDAGVTLSAIRNGHKPGTRVATVKDRALAVPTILIEQR
- a CDS encoding helix-turn-helix domain-containing protein produces the protein MPAGSPPTARVVQIIEMLAAATQPKSISEIAGNTGISRATATAVVNELETAGWVARDDQLRYRIGSALPRAAETTMPREAQNLLARVAAEAQAGATVSRISAKALTVVAKAQAGRRAVTGFAVGQSIPLAFPAGSAVMPWRSAAERAQWLGTAAGLSARSGQRLLQQVSDCGYVVYRPDHDDTGMVDLLSDLLGSVGSEVMEMALRERLLRQLARLTSRPYSRDELASDEVLPISYLAAPVFDGADAAYELQLGPLLPRATRVVREALIATLTRGARELSGVLGP
- a CDS encoding SDR family oxidoreductase; this encodes MILDRFRLDGNVAVVTGAGRGLGAAIAEAFAQAGADVLIASRTESQLREVAEKVAAAGRQAEVVVADLSDTEASAALAQQAVDRFGRLDIVVNNVGGTMPKPFLDTTNEDLAEAFSFNVLNGHALLRSAVPHLLKSDNASVINITSTMGRLPGRAFLGYCTAKGALAHYTRTAAMDLSPRIRVNGIAPGSILTSALEVVAGNDEVRDTLEKNTPLHRLGDPTDIAAAAVYLASPAGSFLTGKVLEVDGGLIAPNLDIPLPDLA
- a CDS encoding NAD(P)H-dependent amine dehydrogenase family protein codes for the protein MTKTRVAVWGTGNVGQHALAGVISDPNMALVGVWVSGNKKAGKDAGELAGLDLATGVTATTDAAEILALKPDCVVYTAMTDNRLMEALEDLRSILAAGINVAASAPVFLQYPWGVLPENMLDPIETAAREGNSSIFVGGIDPGFANDLLPLALMGTCQRIDQVRCIEIVDYATYDSATVMFDVMGFGKPLDETPLLLQPGVLSLAWGSVVRQLAAGLGVELDAVTENYEKLPAPEDFDISSGHIPAGTMAALHFQVQGVKDGKVVTVLEHFTRLREDLAPDWPQPAHEGGTYRVEITGEPSYVLDLGSFSAHGDHNHANLIATAMRVVNAVPAVVAAEAGIRTTLDLPLITGKGRAG
- a CDS encoding TetR/AcrR family transcriptional regulator → MSARDTLLASVTGLVRRRGVAGTGLNALLEDSGVSRRTIYLNFPGGKQELVAEATRLAGNELTAIIKAAGDDVDPARGIQLFIELWKAQLAETEMQAGCPVVAAVLGRTEAPEAAAVAADAFESWQKILTDRLARYDVDGETARSLARTMIAAIEGAVIMSIAAQSTEALDDVGERLAELVRLYVPAGAKPRPGID
- a CDS encoding NADH:flavin oxidoreductase/NADH oxidase family protein, encoding MKSALSEGLGDTTHGPDHRLVELYRRWGTGGFGLVVTGNVMVDRSHLGEPGNVVIEDDRHLEGLSRWAKATKDGGGLIWMQVNHPGRQANPLATASQPVAPSAIKMNVPGWQAPRELTDDEIEKIIDRYATTASIADAAGFDGVQIHGAHGYLVAQFLSPRTNLRTDHWGGDPERRMRFALEVVRRTRAAVSPGFSVAIKLNSADFQRGGFTEEESRAVIAALASEEVDLIEISGGTYESPAMEGRPLVTSASTRAREAYFLEYARTAREAAGDVPLAVTGGFRTAAAMSEAVRSGDCDVVGLGRPTTVNPEAADTVLTARRDKLTVPDASLPMPGWLARTGRAKSFLSALELQWHNTQLHRLGAGAEPDPTVGPWITALRLLKNNGVDAFRRRRSS
- a CDS encoding nitroreductase family deazaflavin-dependent oxidoreductase; this encodes MTDKTLRKFRRERAMGRYLLNPTVAALTKLGLRTALASELETTGRKTGQLRRVPVSVQFDATGAWLISQHGTRSGWGSNIAANPNVRLKQGNRWRTGTAQFRPDDDVVARGRKFGVIGARVVKALETTPISVRIDFTD
- the galT gene encoding galactose-1-phosphate uridylyltransferase, which codes for MADGREILYFDSSPTERVAVDQRDLPPVSTQSQIRFDPLLGDWVTLASHRQTRTFLPPTDLCPLCPSTPERPTEIPEPAYEVVAFENRFPSLSLHAQAPTAPARPGFGRCEVVCFTSDHDSSFAQLTPDRARLVVDVWAQRATELSGTAGIQQVYCFENHGEEIGVTLAHPHGQIYAYPFITAKTARILSNVETHRKQHGTNLFGEILAAEQAEGTRVVAANDEWTAFVPSFARWPYEVSLYPHRRVADIPDLDDAARTAFAELYLNVLRRFARRFDTPMPYIAAWNQAPTVTSSANRDDWWLHLELFSFRRAPGKLKYLAGSESGMGAFISDTTPEQVAAELRNVT